CGAAGAAGGTGCGTCGCGCCGCCCTGGTCAGCGCTCTTAGCGCCAAGGCCCAGGAACAGGCCTCAGTGGTGGTGATCGAGAGCATCGAAATGGCCGCGCCCAAGACCCGCGAGGTGGCGGATTTCCTGAAGAAAGTGGACGCCTGCGGAAAGCGTGTGCTGTTCATGCTCGAGGCGGTAAACCCGATGTTCTGGAAATCGGCGCGTAACCTGGAACGGGTTGCGGTGAAGCCGTTCTCGGAGTGCAGCGCCTATGACGTCCTGCTGGCCGAGAAACTGGTGATAGAGCGAAGCGTACTCGATCAACTGGAGCAGAAGTGAAGATGGATGCATACCAGATAGTGCAGCGCCCGCTGCTGACAGAAAAGAGTGACCGTCTGCGCGAGGGCAGCCGGCAGTACTGCTTCCAGGTTGATCCGAGCGCCAACAAGCTCGAGATCAAACAGGCGGTGGAGGAACTGTTCAAGGTCAAGGTGGAAAAGGTGCGCGTCTACAACCTTGAAGGCAAGACCAAACGCATGGGCCGTCACGAGGGCCGTCGCGCCAACTGGAAGAAGGCGTTCGTGACACTCAAAGGCGAGGCAGTAATCGACCTGTTCGAAGGTGTATAAGGTTAAGGTTAAATCAAACCTGTGGACGTAAAATGGCTCTGAAGAAGCTCAAACCGGTTACGGCAGGCACTCGGTTCCGTCAGATCAGCGCTTTCGACCTGATCACCGAGACAAAACCCGAGCGCTCGCTGGTGGAAAACCTGCCCGAAAAGGGC
Above is a window of bacterium DNA encoding:
- the rplW gene encoding 50S ribosomal protein L23 — translated: MDAYQIVQRPLLTEKSDRLREGSRQYCFQVDPSANKLEIKQAVEELFKVKVEKVRVYNLEGKTKRMGRHEGRRANWKKAFVTLKGEAVIDLFEGV
- the rplD gene encoding 50S ribosomal protein L4, with protein sequence MTQAGLYRQNGEKAGEVGLPESYFGAQIKEGPVYYAVNALLTNQRQGDASTKTRGQVNFSTKKPWRQKGTGRARAGMRSSPVWRHGGTVFGPHPKEYDVRVPKKVRRAALVSALSAKAQEQASVVVIESIEMAAPKTREVADFLKKVDACGKRVLFMLEAVNPMFWKSARNLERVAVKPFSECSAYDVLLAEKLVIERSVLDQLEQK